A genomic region of Mesorhizobium sp. NZP2077 contains the following coding sequences:
- a CDS encoding DUF992 domain-containing protein, producing the protein MPKTAIAAAVIAIVLGAPQAQAQDRGIELGTLECAISGGTGFIFGSSKDLSCTFTPTDKSFAPEAYFGAVNKYGLDIGTTKQAVMRWLVLTPLKNIYAPGALAGDYIGASAEVTAAVGAGANLLVGGSSRAFTLQPLSLQTQTGINLAIGVSQFQLRSTEN; encoded by the coding sequence ATGCCGAAGACAGCCATCGCCGCTGCCGTGATTGCAATCGTGCTTGGCGCGCCACAGGCGCAGGCTCAGGACCGCGGCATCGAGCTTGGCACGCTTGAATGTGCCATATCGGGCGGCACCGGCTTCATCTTCGGCTCGAGCAAGGATCTGAGCTGCACCTTTACGCCAACCGACAAAAGCTTCGCCCCGGAAGCCTATTTCGGCGCCGTCAACAAATACGGCCTCGACATCGGCACGACCAAGCAGGCGGTGATGCGATGGCTGGTGCTGACGCCGCTGAAGAACATCTACGCGCCCGGTGCGCTGGCTGGCGACTATATCGGCGCCAGCGCCGAGGTGACGGCAGCCGTCGGTGCCGGCGCCAATCTGTTGGTGGGCGGCTCGTCGCGGGCCTTCACCTTGCAGCCCCTCAGCCTGCAGACCCAGACCGGCATCAACCTCGCTATCGGCGTCAGCCAGTTCCAGTTGCGCAGCACCGAGAACTGA
- a CDS encoding SDR family oxidoreductase: MLALANKIAIVTGASSGIGRATAKLFAEEGARIVVSARRQAELDTLVAEISDAEGTAVALAGDVRDEAYAKALVDLAVESFGGLDIAFNNAGAVGLMGPIPEMLPKTWHETMDTNLTSAFLCAKHQIPAMLERGGGSLIFTSSFVGYAAGMPGMAAYAAAKAGLIGLAQVLAAEYGPKGLRVNALLPGGTDTPGATTTTPEARAFVEGIHALKRMAQPEEIARSALYLASDASSFTTGTALFADGGVSINRT; the protein is encoded by the coding sequence ATGCTCGCACTCGCCAACAAGATCGCCATCGTCACCGGCGCCAGTTCCGGCATTGGCCGCGCCACCGCAAAACTCTTCGCCGAGGAAGGCGCCAGGATTGTCGTCTCCGCCCGGCGCCAGGCCGAACTCGACACGCTGGTCGCCGAGATATCAGACGCGGAAGGCACGGCCGTCGCCCTTGCCGGCGACGTCAGGGACGAAGCCTATGCAAAAGCCCTTGTCGATCTGGCGGTCGAAAGCTTCGGCGGCCTCGACATCGCCTTCAACAATGCCGGTGCCGTCGGCCTTATGGGTCCGATACCGGAGATGTTGCCGAAGACATGGCACGAGACGATGGACACCAACCTGACCAGCGCCTTTCTATGCGCCAAGCACCAGATACCGGCGATGCTGGAGCGGGGCGGCGGCTCGCTGATCTTCACGTCGAGCTTTGTCGGCTACGCCGCCGGCATGCCGGGCATGGCCGCCTACGCCGCCGCCAAGGCCGGCCTCATCGGCCTGGCACAGGTTCTGGCCGCCGAGTACGGGCCGAAGGGGCTACGCGTCAACGCATTGCTGCCGGGCGGCACCGACACGCCGGGCGCGACGACGACGACGCCCGAAGCCCGCGCTTTCGTGGAAGGCATCCATGCCTTGAAGCGCATGGCGCAGCCGGAGGAGATTGCCCGCTCGGCGCTTTATCTCGCCTCCGACGCCTCAAGCTTCACCACGGGAACCGCGCTGTTTGCCGATGGCGGCGTCTCGATCAACCGGACGTGA
- the rpsU gene encoding 30S ribosomal protein S21 produces MQVLVRDNNVDQALRALKKKMQREGIFREMKMRGHYEKPSEKRAREKAEAVRRARKLARKRAQREGLLPMTPRPVAAGAAGGAGGAPRPPRF; encoded by the coding sequence GTGCAGGTACTCGTCCGCGACAATAACGTTGATCAGGCGCTTCGCGCGCTCAAGAAGAAGATGCAGCGCGAAGGCATTTTCCGCGAAATGAAGATGCGCGGTCACTACGAGAAGCCTTCCGAGAAGCGCGCCCGTGAGAAGGCTGAAGCTGTTCGCCGCGCCCGCAAGCTAGCCCGCAAGCGCGCTCAGCGCGAAGGCCTGCTGCCGATGACGCCGCGCCCGGTTGCTGCTGGCGCCGCCGGCGGTGCAGGTGGTGCGCCGCGTCCGCCGCGGTTCTAA
- a CDS encoding SET domain-containing protein-lysine N-methyltransferase encodes MMLIRTYVAASAIEGVGMFAAEAIRKGASIWRLDPDFDRLIPMDKYEAAPQPLKELLDRYAYPSPDRPGFMVYEVDNGRFMNHSATPNTDFSQYGGATATRDIAAGEEITCDYGEFFEDFERLHLATA; translated from the coding sequence ATGATGCTGATCCGAACCTATGTGGCCGCGAGCGCAATCGAGGGCGTCGGCATGTTCGCCGCCGAGGCGATCCGGAAAGGCGCCTCGATCTGGCGCCTCGACCCGGATTTCGACCGGCTGATCCCGATGGATAAATACGAGGCGGCGCCGCAGCCTCTGAAGGAATTGCTCGACCGCTATGCCTATCCGAGCCCGGATCGGCCGGGTTTCATGGTCTATGAGGTCGACAATGGCCGCTTCATGAACCATTCGGCGACGCCGAACACCGATTTTTCGCAATACGGCGGGGCGACCGCGACCCGCGACATTGCCGCCGGCGAGGAGATCACCTGCGACTACGGCGAATTCTTCGAGGATTTCGAACGGCTGCATCTGGCCACGGCATAG
- a CDS encoding sarcosine oxidase subunit beta, translated as MKKYSVFAIAREAMRGHKGWEEQWSSPEPKKEYDVIIVGAGGHGLATAYYLATVHGITNVAVLEKGWLGGGNTGRNTTIIRSNYLYDESAGIYDHALKLWDGLSQELNYNVMYSARGVMMLAHNVHDIQVLKRHVHANRLNGIDNEWLTPEQAKEFCPPLNISRDARYPVVGAALQRRGGTARHDAVAWGYARGASARGVHIIQNCEVTGVKRAANGAVMGVDTTRGFIGAKKVGVVAAGHSSVIMNMAGVRMPLESYPLQALVSEPIKPVVPCVVMSNTVHAYISQSDKGELVIGAGTDQYVSYSQTGGLHILQHTLDAICEMFPIFTRLKMLRSWGGIVDVTPDRSPILAKTPVPGLYVNCGWGTGGFKATPGSGHVFAHTIAKDDPHPINAPFTIERFRTGRLIDEAAAAAVAH; from the coding sequence TTGAAAAAATATTCGGTATTCGCCATCGCCCGCGAGGCCATGCGCGGCCACAAGGGCTGGGAGGAACAATGGTCCTCACCAGAGCCGAAGAAGGAATACGACGTCATCATCGTCGGCGCCGGCGGCCATGGCCTGGCCACCGCCTATTATCTTGCCACGGTGCACGGCATCACAAATGTCGCGGTGCTGGAAAAGGGCTGGCTCGGCGGCGGCAACACCGGCCGCAACACCACCATCATCCGCTCCAACTATCTCTACGATGAGAGCGCAGGCATTTACGACCATGCGCTGAAGCTGTGGGATGGGCTCTCCCAGGAGCTCAACTACAACGTCATGTATTCGGCGCGCGGCGTCATGATGCTGGCGCACAATGTGCACGACATCCAGGTGCTGAAGCGCCATGTCCATGCCAACCGGCTGAACGGTATCGACAATGAATGGCTGACACCGGAGCAGGCCAAGGAATTCTGCCCGCCGCTCAACATTTCCAGGGATGCGCGCTATCCGGTCGTCGGTGCTGCCTTGCAGCGGCGCGGCGGCACGGCGCGCCACGATGCGGTGGCCTGGGGCTATGCGCGCGGCGCTTCGGCGCGCGGCGTCCACATCATCCAGAATTGCGAAGTCACCGGTGTCAAACGGGCCGCCAATGGCGCGGTCATGGGTGTCGACACGACGCGTGGCTTCATCGGCGCCAAGAAAGTCGGCGTTGTCGCCGCCGGCCACTCCTCGGTCATCATGAACATGGCTGGCGTGCGCATGCCGCTGGAAAGCTATCCGCTGCAGGCGCTGGTGTCGGAGCCGATCAAGCCGGTGGTGCCTTGCGTGGTGATGTCAAACACCGTGCACGCCTATATCTCGCAGTCCGACAAGGGCGAACTGGTGATCGGCGCCGGCACCGACCAGTATGTCTCCTATTCACAGACCGGCGGCCTGCACATTCTTCAGCATACGCTGGACGCTATCTGCGAGATGTTCCCGATCTTCACGCGCTTGAAGATGCTGCGTTCGTGGGGTGGCATCGTCGACGTGACGCCGGACCGTTCGCCGATCCTGGCCAAGACGCCGGTGCCCGGCCTCTATGTCAATTGCGGCTGGGGCACGGGCGGCTTCAAGGCGACGCCGGGTTCTGGCCATGTCTTTGCGCACACCATCGCCAAGGACGATCCGCATCCGATCAACGCGCCCTTCACCATCGAACGCTTCCGCACCGGCCGCCTCATCGACGAGGCGGCGGCGGCGGCGGTGGCGCACTGA
- a CDS encoding sarcosine oxidase subunit delta codes for MLLIRCPYCEEERPELEFRNAGEAHIARSANIAGESDDDFEKFFFIRSNPKGIIYERWRHIHGCARFFNAVRDTVTDKFVMTYKAGEPKPAKLPGVAK; via the coding sequence ATGCTTCTCATCCGCTGCCCCTATTGCGAGGAAGAGCGCCCAGAGCTCGAATTCCGCAACGCCGGCGAGGCGCATATTGCGCGCTCGGCCAACATTGCCGGCGAGAGCGACGACGACTTCGAAAAGTTCTTCTTCATCCGCTCCAATCCCAAGGGCATCATCTATGAGCGCTGGCGCCACATCCATGGCTGCGCGCGCTTCTTCAACGCGGTGCGCGACACCGTCACCGACAAGTTCGTCATGACCTACAAGGCCGGCGAACCCAAACCCGCCAAGCTGCCGGGAGTTGCCAAATGA
- a CDS encoding sarcosine oxidase subunit alpha, whose amino-acid sequence MSGAFRIPRAGRLSQAKTARFSFDGQSYTGIEGDTLASALLANGVHLVGRSFKYHRPRGFLSAGAEEPNALVQVVRDDARKTPNVRATVQELYDGLVANSQNRWPSLSFDVGAVNDLASPMFSAGFYYKTFMWPKAAWKSLYEPKIREAAGLGVSPDKPDPDHYSSRYAHCDVLVLGGGAAGLAAALAAAETGVRVILADEQAEFGGSLRFETGAKIDGQDGFAWAQAAIARLRAMDNVRVLSRTTAFGYYAQNFVGLVERVSDHLKAPGRDLPRERLWQVRAKRVVLASGAIERHMVFANNDRPGIMLAGAARTFLNQYGVAVGRNVGVYTANDSAYAAAIDLKKAGVNVTAIVDLRDNPTGPVIDEARALGIEINFGRAVIRAGGKLRVSSMTVQPKNGGGERTIPVDAILMSAGWTPSVHLFSQSRGKVAFNDETKRFVPGTYAQDCVSVGACNGTDGLSATVDEAYAAGAKAAKDAGAKDSSVKAGKATKPKVDASESWSRGMLGAAPGAGPDTTVKAFVDFQNDVTAKDIRQAVHEGMRSIEHVKRFTTNGMATDQGKTSNMHGLAIAAETLGKPIPEVGLTTFRAPYTPVTFGAIVSHSRGPLFDPTRKTAIHPWAEAQGAVFEDVGQWKRAWYFPKAGEDMHAAVDRECVAVRTNAGLFDASTLGKIEVVGPDAAKFMELLYTNPWEKLEPGRCRYGIMLREDGFIYDDGVVGRLAPDRFHVTTTTGGAPRVMNHMEDYLQTEFPHLNVWLTSITEQWAVIAVQGPKSRDIIAPLVEGIDMSDEGLPHMSVREGKICGVPTRLFRMSFTGERGFEVNVPADYGQAVWEALWAQGQKHGAAAYGTEAMHVLRAEKGYIIVGQDTDGTVTPSDAGLDWAVGKKKTDFVGIRGLTRPDLVAKGRKQLVGLKTKDPKVVLEEGAQIVEDPKQPIPMKMIGHVTSSYWSQNCGRSIALALVAGGRDRMGDTLYVPMPNGVIEVEVTGMVFFDETGGRLNG is encoded by the coding sequence ATGAGCGGCGCGTTCCGCATCCCGAGAGCCGGTCGCCTCAGCCAGGCCAAGACCGCGCGCTTCAGCTTCGATGGCCAGTCCTATACCGGCATCGAGGGTGACACGCTGGCCTCCGCACTGCTTGCCAATGGCGTGCATCTGGTCGGCCGCTCGTTCAAGTACCACCGGCCGCGCGGCTTCCTGTCGGCCGGGGCGGAAGAGCCGAATGCGCTGGTGCAGGTCGTGCGCGACGATGCGCGCAAGACGCCGAATGTGCGCGCCACCGTGCAAGAGCTCTATGACGGGCTCGTCGCCAATTCGCAGAACCGCTGGCCGTCGCTGTCCTTCGACGTCGGCGCGGTCAATGACCTGGCATCGCCGATGTTTTCGGCCGGCTTCTATTACAAGACCTTCATGTGGCCGAAGGCAGCCTGGAAGAGCCTTTACGAGCCCAAGATCCGCGAAGCCGCCGGCCTTGGCGTTTCTCCCGACAAGCCCGATCCCGACCATTATTCCTCGCGCTACGCGCATTGCGACGTGCTGGTGCTGGGCGGCGGTGCGGCAGGCCTCGCGGCGGCGTTGGCCGCGGCCGAGACCGGCGTGCGCGTCATCCTCGCCGACGAGCAAGCCGAATTCGGCGGCAGCCTGCGTTTCGAGACCGGGGCGAAGATCGACGGCCAGGACGGTTTTGCCTGGGCGCAAGCGGCGATCGCCAGGCTGAGGGCGATGGATAATGTCCGCGTGCTCTCGCGCACGACGGCCTTCGGCTATTACGCGCAGAATTTCGTCGGCCTGGTCGAGCGCGTCAGCGATCATCTGAAGGCCCCCGGCCGTGATTTGCCGCGCGAGCGGTTGTGGCAGGTGCGGGCCAAGCGTGTCGTGCTGGCCTCGGGCGCCATTGAGCGCCACATGGTGTTCGCCAACAATGACCGGCCGGGCATCATGCTGGCGGGCGCGGCGCGCACCTTCCTCAACCAGTATGGCGTGGCGGTCGGCAGGAATGTCGGCGTCTACACCGCCAATGATTCCGCTTACGCGGCGGCGATCGACCTGAAGAAGGCCGGCGTCAATGTCACGGCGATCGTCGATCTGCGCGACAACCCGACAGGCCCGGTGATCGACGAGGCGCGGGCGCTCGGTATCGAGATCAATTTCGGCCGCGCGGTGATCCGCGCCGGCGGCAAGTTACGGGTATCCTCGATGACCGTGCAGCCGAAGAATGGCGGCGGCGAACGCACCATTCCCGTCGATGCGATCCTGATGTCGGCCGGCTGGACGCCGTCGGTACACCTGTTCTCGCAGTCGCGCGGCAAGGTCGCCTTCAACGACGAGACCAAGCGTTTCGTGCCGGGCACCTATGCACAGGACTGCGTCTCGGTAGGCGCCTGCAACGGCACCGACGGGCTGTCGGCGACAGTGGACGAAGCCTATGCGGCGGGCGCGAAGGCAGCGAAAGATGCCGGCGCCAAGGATTCCAGCGTTAAGGCGGGCAAGGCCACGAAGCCGAAGGTCGACGCCTCGGAAAGCTGGTCACGCGGCATGCTGGGTGCGGCACCCGGCGCCGGGCCGGACACGACGGTGAAGGCGTTCGTCGATTTCCAGAACGACGTCACCGCCAAGGATATCCGCCAGGCGGTGCACGAAGGCATGCGCTCGATCGAGCACGTCAAGCGCTTCACCACCAACGGCATGGCGACCGACCAGGGCAAGACCTCGAATATGCACGGCCTGGCGATTGCCGCCGAGACGTTGGGCAAGCCGATCCCGGAAGTCGGGCTCACCACCTTCCGCGCGCCCTACACGCCGGTCACCTTTGGCGCGATTGTCAGCCATTCGCGCGGGCCGCTGTTCGATCCGACACGCAAGACCGCGATCCATCCCTGGGCCGAGGCACAAGGCGCTGTCTTCGAAGATGTTGGCCAGTGGAAGCGCGCCTGGTATTTCCCCAAGGCCGGCGAAGACATGCATGCGGCGGTCGACCGCGAATGCGTCGCTGTGCGCACCAATGCCGGCCTGTTCGATGCTTCGACGCTCGGCAAGATCGAAGTCGTCGGGCCGGACGCCGCCAAGTTCATGGAACTGCTCTACACCAATCCGTGGGAGAAGCTGGAACCCGGCCGCTGCCGCTATGGCATCATGCTGCGCGAGGACGGCTTCATCTATGATGACGGCGTCGTCGGCAGGCTGGCGCCGGATCGTTTCCATGTGACGACGACGACGGGCGGCGCGCCGCGCGTCATGAACCACATGGAGGACTATCTCCAGACCGAGTTCCCGCATCTGAATGTCTGGCTGACCTCGATCACCGAGCAGTGGGCGGTCATCGCCGTGCAAGGGCCGAAGTCGCGCGACATCATCGCCCCGCTGGTCGAAGGCATCGATATGTCCGACGAGGGGCTGCCGCATATGTCGGTGCGCGAAGGCAAGATCTGCGGCGTGCCGACCAGGCTGTTCCGCATGTCGTTCACCGGTGAGCGCGGCTTCGAGGTCAATGTGCCGGCCGACTACGGCCAGGCCGTCTGGGAAGCGCTGTGGGCGCAGGGCCAGAAGCATGGCGCCGCAGCCTACGGCACCGAGGCCATGCACGTGCTGCGGGCCGAGAAGGGCTATATCATCGTCGGCCAGGACACGGACGGTACGGTGACGCCGAGCGATGCCGGCCTCGACTGGGCGGTCGGCAAGAAGAAGACCGACTTCGTCGGCATCCGCGGTTTGACGCGACCGGACCTGGTCGCCAAGGGCCGCAAGCAGCTGGTTGGTCTCAAGACCAAGGACCCGAAGGTGGTGCTGGAAGAGGGCGCGCAGATCGTCGAGGATCCCAAGCAGCCGATCCCGATGAAGATGATCGGCCATGTCACCTCGAGCTATTGGTCGCAGAATTGCGGCCGCTCCATCGCGCTGGCGCTGGTTGCCGGCGGCCGCGACCGGATGGGCGACACGCTCTATGTGCCGATGCCGAACGGGGTGATCGAGGTGGAGGTTACCGGCATGGTGTTCTTCGACGAGACGGGAGGGCGCCTCAATGGCTAA
- a CDS encoding ThuA domain-containing protein, with amino-acid sequence MHVKAVVWGENVHEQTNAAVRELYPLTMHGTIAAALNQDKGIEATTATLQEPEHGLSEKRLAATDVLLWWGHAAHGEVKDEIVERVQKRVWEGMGLIVLHSGHYSKIFKRLMGTPCSLKWREAGERERVWAINRSHPIAQGIGECLEIGETEMYGEPFAVPEPLETVFVSWYEGGEVFRSGLTYQRGAGRIFYFSPGHETYPIYHNEGVRQVLRNAVHWAHNPAPAWSGITNAPNVPTDRAKEKIVQKGLRLHADGDTGLS; translated from the coding sequence ATGCATGTTAAAGCTGTTGTCTGGGGCGAGAACGTCCATGAGCAGACCAATGCCGCCGTGCGTGAGCTTTATCCCTTGACCATGCATGGCACGATTGCCGCGGCGCTCAACCAAGACAAAGGCATCGAGGCGACCACCGCCACCTTGCAGGAGCCCGAGCACGGCCTGAGCGAGAAGCGCCTGGCAGCCACCGATGTCTTGCTGTGGTGGGGGCATGCGGCGCATGGCGAGGTCAAGGACGAGATCGTCGAGCGCGTGCAGAAACGGGTCTGGGAAGGCATGGGGCTGATCGTGCTGCATTCCGGCCATTACTCGAAGATATTCAAGCGGCTGATGGGCACGCCCTGTTCGCTGAAGTGGCGCGAGGCGGGCGAGCGCGAGCGCGTCTGGGCGATCAACCGCAGCCATCCGATCGCGCAAGGCATCGGCGAATGCCTGGAGATCGGCGAGACGGAAATGTATGGCGAGCCGTTCGCGGTGCCGGAGCCGCTGGAGACGGTGTTTGTCTCCTGGTACGAGGGCGGCGAGGTGTTCCGCTCCGGGCTGACCTACCAGCGTGGTGCCGGCCGCATCTTCTATTTTTCACCCGGCCACGAGACCTATCCGATCTATCACAATGAAGGCGTGCGGCAGGTGCTGCGCAACGCCGTGCACTGGGCGCACAACCCCGCACCCGCATGGTCCGGCATCACCAACGCGCCGAACGTGCCGACGGACAGGGCCAAGGAAAAGATCGTGCAGAAAGGCTTGCGCCTGCATGCCGACGGCGACACGGGCTTGAGTTGA
- a CDS encoding DUF2568 domain-containing protein: protein MGNAWWNLTLRFLLELAALLGLGMAGWNLSVGWWRWILALALPLIAAVLWGTFAVLDDPSRSGRAPVPVPGTVRLALELVILFGGAAGFYAAGYTTTGIIMALLITISYAFSLDRLGWLLKQ from the coding sequence TTGGGTAACGCTTGGTGGAATCTGACGCTACGCTTCCTGCTGGAACTTGCCGCCTTGCTCGGCCTCGGCATGGCGGGCTGGAACCTCTCCGTAGGATGGTGGCGCTGGATCCTCGCATTGGCCCTGCCGCTCATTGCGGCCGTGCTGTGGGGGACTTTCGCGGTGCTCGACGACCCAAGCCGGTCGGGCCGCGCACCGGTGCCTGTGCCGGGCACGGTGCGGCTGGCGCTCGAATTGGTCATCCTGTTCGGCGGTGCTGCCGGATTCTATGCCGCCGGTTACACGACCACAGGCATCATCATGGCTCTGCTCATCACCATCAGCTACGCATTTTCACTCGACCGGCTCGGTTGGCTGCTGAAGCAATAG
- a CDS encoding DUF992 domain-containing protein, with protein sequence MIKKLVCAAALASTVFAAAPASAGKLQLGTLDCTIDGGTAYIVASNKGVSCVFRPYHHGPSEIYTGVISKIGVDLGQTHQGQLVWAVFAATRDRDAGDLAGSYYGVNAEASVVTGGGANLLVGGFDSAFMLEPLSVQAQTGVNLAVAVTSLELIHSLK encoded by the coding sequence ATGATCAAGAAACTCGTCTGCGCCGCCGCCCTTGCATCGACCGTATTCGCTGCCGCCCCGGCCAGCGCCGGCAAGCTGCAGCTCGGCACGCTCGACTGCACCATCGATGGCGGCACCGCCTACATCGTCGCTTCCAACAAGGGCGTATCCTGCGTCTTCCGTCCCTATCACCATGGACCGTCGGAGATTTACACCGGCGTCATCTCCAAGATCGGTGTCGATCTCGGCCAGACGCATCAGGGCCAGCTCGTCTGGGCGGTTTTTGCCGCAACCCGCGACCGCGATGCGGGTGACCTTGCCGGCAGCTATTACGGCGTCAACGCCGAGGCGAGCGTCGTCACAGGTGGCGGCGCCAATCTGCTGGTCGGTGGCTTCGACAGCGCCTTCATGCTGGAGCCGCTCAGCGTCCAGGCTCAGACTGGCGTCAATCTCGCCGTGGCCGTGACTTCGCTTGAGCTGATCCACTCGCTCAAGTGA
- a CDS encoding tetratricopeptide repeat protein translates to MNATSVERGTALRGFALTAALLSGLVLAGCQTSGPTGEFNNIDKAQGSSENISSLSAVIQRNPQDPEGYNVRGSAYGRGGQYQAALKDFNQAIQLNPNFYQAYSNRALIQRFLGNQEAALADYNRSIQINGNYDAAYIGRGNLYRKAGRTQDAFSDFQKAIQLDTTDARAYHNRGLIYQSQGQHKFAIEDFSTAISLAPDAAEPYNGRGLSYLATGDEDNAFSDFNMAIKLDGQNAEAWANQALIYERRGDKAKAAKSYREAVRLNPSYQPAKDGLARVS, encoded by the coding sequence ATGAACGCAACGAGCGTGGAGCGCGGGACCGCATTGCGTGGTTTCGCCCTGACAGCAGCCCTGCTTTCCGGACTGGTGCTGGCCGGCTGCCAGACATCGGGCCCGACCGGCGAGTTCAACAACATCGACAAGGCGCAAGGATCGAGCGAGAACATCTCCTCGCTGTCGGCGGTGATCCAGCGCAATCCCCAGGATCCCGAAGGCTACAATGTACGCGGCTCGGCCTATGGCCGCGGCGGCCAGTACCAGGCGGCGCTCAAGGACTTCAACCAGGCGATCCAGCTCAATCCGAATTTCTACCAGGCCTATTCGAACCGGGCGCTCATCCAGCGCTTCCTCGGCAACCAGGAAGCCGCTCTCGCGGACTACAACCGCTCGATCCAGATCAACGGCAATTATGACGCCGCCTATATCGGCCGCGGCAATCTCTACCGCAAGGCCGGCCGCACCCAGGATGCCTTCAGCGATTTCCAGAAGGCGATCCAACTCGACACGACGGACGCCCGCGCCTACCACAATCGCGGCCTGATCTATCAGAGCCAGGGCCAGCACAAATTCGCCATCGAGGATTTCTCGACCGCCATCTCGCTGGCGCCGGATGCAGCCGAACCCTACAACGGCCGTGGCCTGTCGTATCTGGCGACCGGCGACGAGGACAATGCCTTCTCGGACTTCAACATGGCCATCAAGCTCGACGGCCAGAACGCCGAGGCCTGGGCCAACCAGGCGTTGATCTACGAGCGGCGCGGCGACAAGGCGAAGGCGGCGAAATCCTATCGCGAAGCCGTTCGCCTCAACCCCAGCTACCAGCCGGCCAAGGATGGCCTCGCCCGGGTCAGCTGA
- a CDS encoding sarcosine oxidase subunit gamma: protein MAKPAAKKATTTATPSVERRPALAGRTASATGVKVEVLPPAERISLRAPEASVAALSKALGLTLPKKPKTSASKAGRTALWLGPDEWLVIDEAGKDPQADCAGVAALHSAVGISHRNIAISVAGPAAEAAVNSGCPQDLSLDAFPVGAASRTILGKAEIVLLRTDEDAFRVECWRSFSDYVFTFLSEGARDAAG, encoded by the coding sequence ATGGCTAAGCCTGCTGCGAAAAAAGCAACAACCACCGCAACGCCTTCGGTCGAGCGCCGCCCGGCACTGGCCGGACGCACCGCGTCCGCGACGGGTGTCAAGGTCGAGGTGTTGCCGCCGGCGGAGCGCATCTCGTTGCGCGCGCCAGAGGCTTCGGTCGCTGCCCTGTCGAAGGCGCTTGGCCTGACCTTGCCGAAGAAGCCGAAGACTTCGGCGTCGAAGGCAGGGCGTACGGCGCTGTGGCTCGGCCCTGACGAGTGGCTGGTCATCGACGAAGCCGGCAAGGACCCGCAGGCCGATTGCGCAGGGGTTGCCGCGTTGCATTCGGCGGTCGGCATCTCTCACCGCAACATTGCGATATCAGTCGCCGGTCCAGCAGCCGAAGCCGCGGTGAATTCGGGGTGCCCGCAGGACCTGTCGCTCGACGCCTTCCCGGTGGGCGCTGCCTCGCGCACCATTCTCGGCAAGGCCGAGATCGTGCTGTTGCGCACCGACGAGGACGCCTTCCGGGTCGAGTGCTGGCGTTCCTTCTCGGACTATGTTTTTACTTTCCTCTCCGAGGGAGCCCGCGACGCGGCTGGCTGA